In Bacillus sp. S3, the sequence TAAATGCAGCTAATCCTGGTTTCAACGTATTGAACGCTATCCTTTCCATTATCATGCTGATCCTTGGAATCGTCATCATGGTTACATCCATTATTAAATGGACGAATCTATGGAAAATTCCACAAGCAATATTAGTGAAGAATTCCGAAAAGGAAGTTGCTTAAAAAAAACAGCACTCATTCATTTTGAATGGGTGCTGTTTATATATCTCATCAATGAACCTTTGCCGAAATTGATTTTAAAAAACTAAAACCGGATAATTTTAATATGAGTTTTTCTCTATCTCTAATCCTCTTTTGTACATATATGGAGAGATCGTCAATCATAAATTCATGATAGAGGTCTAAAGTCTTTGGTTTTCCCGGTACGGCTACCAGCTCCTGTACTCCTGGGGCACAGCAAGCTTTTACTTCAATCGTTTTTACGGTTAACTGGTTGCCTTTAGATTCTAACCAGTTTTTTGATCCAGCATCGATTTCGATAATCAACCATTATCCACTCCTTTTTAATTACCCTTAATCTAGTATAATATTTAATTTTATTGTGTACTATGTTTTAGGACTTAATGTAATTATTAAAAAAAGCAGACCCATGGAATGCTGTTCCTCCTGAGTCTGCCTTTCTGTTATTTTTGTCTAAAGTAATCCATAAAAGCATGGAAGATTTCGATGCCTTGGTAGGTGAGCATTCCTGCTGCCGATAACGAAAAGAATCCAATCAGAGCAAAACGAATCCACATATTATTTCCTCCCTTTTTATTCATTTTTCTTATGAATTGGGTGGGAGGATTAAGTAGTTTGATTGATGAAATACCGGGATGAGAAAAATAAGTTTTCTGCTAGGTGCCAATAACAACTGCAGGGGTGAAATCATTGCTGTTGAAATGACTAATACAAGTACAAACAGTAATTGCAGGTATATCGGCTGTTTTTTCTCATCGTCTGAAAAAGCCTTTGCCTTTGTATCATCCTCGTTGATAACAGCTTTGATTGCTGAATGGGATTGCGGAAGAATAGTTGAAATGTGTAAAAAGTTTAAAGCAAAGAAGGCAAGCAGCAAAGGAATGGAAAGGGTTTTTATGCGTTTAATCATCATCCACTCCTTCCAATGAGATTGTTTTAATCATATACACTTTTATTATATTTGAAAACAAAAAAGTTCTGACAAATTTTTCGCACTTATGAAAAAAAGGGCTCTTGATGTCGGCAGTTTTCGCATTTAACCCGCTATTGTGTTACAATCTTAGCTAGTCAAAACGAGTAAAGGAAGAAATTGATGAGCAAACAATTACCAGTTAACAAAAATGATTATATAGATGTAGTCTTTGAAGATTTAACACATGACGGGGCGGGAGTTGCGAAGGTGGATGGTTATCCATTATTTGTTCCAAACGGACTGCCAGGCGAAAAAGCTAAAATTAAGGTGATTAAGACTGGCAAAGGCTATGGGATTGGTCGCTTGATTGAACTTTATGAAAAAAGTCCTTACCGTGTGGAGATTGCTGGCAGTGAACGGCATAAATACGGCGGCTGCCAGCTCGAGCATATTAGCTATGAAGGTCAGCTGAAATACAAAGAAAATCAAGTCCGGCAAGTTCTTGCGCGCATCGGTAAATTGGAGGATGTGGCCGTTCATCCTATTTTAGGGATGGATAATCCGTGGCACTATCGAAACAAGGCCCAGGTACCAGTCGGGGAAAAAGACGGTAAATTGATTGCGGGATTTTTTAAACCGCGTAGTCATGAAATTGTTGATACAAATGAGAGCTTAATTCAGCTCCCGGAAATTAATGAAGCAGTACAAGCAGTGAAGGAGATTTGCAGTGATCTTGGGATCCCTGCGTATCATGAAGAATCCCATAAAGGAGTTCTCCGTCATATTATGGCACGGTACGGTAAGCAGACAGGAGAACTTATGGTTGTCATTATTACAAGAACAGCAGAGCTGCCGCAGAAAAATAAAATAGTTGAAGAAATTGTTGGCCGGCTACCGAAAGTAAAGTCGATTGTTCATAATGTGAATTCAAAGCGGACAAACGTGATTATGGGCGAAAAAACGAGCGTCCTTTGGGGTAGTGAAGTGATCTATGATTACATTGGGGATGTGAAGTTTGCCATATCGGCTCTCTCGTTTTATCAAGTTAATCCTGTGCAGACAAAGGTTTTGTATGATAAGGCGCTTGAATATGCCGGGCTTAGCGGTGAAGAATCTGTAATTGATGCCTATTGCGGCATTGGCACCATATCGCTATTTTTAGCACAAAAGGCATGCAAGGTTTTCGGAGTAGAAGTGGTTCCTGAGGCGATCGAGGACGCCAAACGGAATGCGGAATTGAACGGCATTACGAATGCAGAGTTTGCAGCCGGTGAGGCAGAAGCGGTTATTCCAAAGTGGTATAAAGAAGGAAATATCGCTGATGTTTTAGTCGTTGATCCACCGCGCAAAGGCTGTGATGAGGCTTTACTGCAAACGATTATTGAAATGAAACCGAGGAAGGTTGTTTATGTTTCCTGTAACCCGGCAACATTGGCTAGGGACCTTCGGATATTAGAAGATGGCGGATACAAAACCGTGGAAGTGCAGCCGGTGGACATGTTTCCGCATACGACGCACGTCGAGTGTATCTCGCAACTCATCTTAAAGAAAGGCAACTAACCCTCTGTACTGCACCCCAAAAGTTAGAGTGAAATCTAATTTTTGGGGTGTTTTTTAGTGGTTAAATATAGTGAAGGCTTTAAGTTAATGCTTGTAAAAGAGTACCTAGCAGGTAAATTGGGATATAGATTATTAGCACAGAAATATGGTATGAAAGACTTTACACGCATTATGAGATGGGTAAAAGTTTACGAAAAATTGGGGGAGAAAGGGTTAATGAGAAAGAAGAACAAGGAATCTTATTCTGTTCAATTTAAGCTAGATGTATTAAGCTTTATTAAAAGAACAGGTTCTTCTGAGGCAGATACAGCCCTGCAATTTGGGCTAACCAACCCTTCTATGATTTCGTCATGGAAGAAAGCTTTTTTGGAGGTTAATCAATTGAGATTTGTAAAACTTATCATTGATTACGTCGTGAAAAATGGAACTCTTGAAAAGAAAGTATTGCAGGAAGATCCATTCCGCTCACTAGGAAGCGTAACTGATTTATTTAGAGATAACCTAGATAATGTGCGTGGCATTATTCGTGTGATTGATACGATTAACAGGAATGTAGAGGAATATGAAGGTGCGTAATCTAAATAGTATTTCCCTAGTTTAATTGTCTGCATACCATTTTGCAATACTAATGATAAAGTGAATTTGTATTAAGATGCTGCTGGTTTGACTGAAAGAACATTAATTTAGTTAGCATTTCTTCATCTATACATCGAATAAAGTAATCATAACCCTCGCTTGATTTCTTTTGGGCAGAATGAGGATTATTATTTGTAACATACTGAAAGAGACCCTAACCGTGAAAGGTTAGGGTCTTTTCTGTGTGGAAAGTTTCATTGCCTTAATATTATTATTTATACTAAATCACTAGCGAGAGAGTAGACTTTACTATCCAAAGAATCAAGCCAATATTCAACAAAGTCTACACCATCTATAAGTTGAATATTAAGATCACTGGCGTATTGTTTTGCAGCTTTAGTAAATTGTGCGGTAGTAATTAAATAACCACCCTTTGCGTTTTGTTTAACCATATTAGAGTGAAGAATTGCTATCGGTTCGTATCCTACATCTTTTTTCCAAGCTTTTGCTTGTCCTAGATAAAGCCCATCCTCCCTTTTTTGTTCAAAATCTACTCCAAAATCGCCGGAGCGATTTGTTACAAAAACTTCTCCGCCATAGAGTTTTTGGAAGACTTGAGCAGCAAACTCCTCAAAATCATACGGAACTTGCTTTAAAAAAAGGTCTGTACTTTCCTCAAAATATGTTATTCCATCTTCCTTTTTAGTGGTTGGGTAGTTAAAACGTAAATATAGCCCCATTGCCAGGGTTTTTTTGAGTTCTAAACTTGAGTCAATTTTTTGAGCAAGTAAGGCTGTTCCTTTTTCTTCTCGCTTTTTAAAATAAAGAATTAAAGCTCCGTTTAATAAAATTAAGAAGATTACAATAGATGTAACCATATCTCATCACCTCCTTATAATTTGTTTCCAGTTAACCTAGTTTATAAACTAGATAAAACAAGATAATTACAGAAGGTAGTCTTTTATATTCTAGATCTTTATGAAACTAATGTTCACCCTTTCAATAAAGATATTGGATTAAGACCCTTTAAAAATCTACTTTCATAATTTCGTACTAATTGTAGATAATCTGCTTTTTGTTGTTCCATTGTTCTTAAACCTCTGTTTATCACCAATGGGCTTGGATGGTATAAAGGATATATAAATCTACCGTTCCAATGATGAAAAGTTGCAATATGTTTTTTTAATTTCAATTGATGTCCCTTAATTTGTTTTAGGGCATCCAAGGCAACTGCCCCAAGAGTTACAATTACTTTAGGATCAATTAATTCAATTAGAAGAGCTAAATATCCACTACAATTTTTTATTTCACTAGATTTAGGTGGTCGTACTTTTCCATTCATACTGGTTGGACAACATAGTACCGCATTAGTTATAAAGATATCCTCTCTTTTCAAACCAACTGAACTCAAAATTTCTTCAAAATTTTTACCCGTAATATCCCCTGATAATGGAATCCCAGTTTTATCTGCTCCCCTTGGACCGGGTGCTTCGGCAATAAATAATATATCAGCATTAAGATTGCCGTTTTGGTAACCTATAATCGCCTCTTTATCTAACATTGACTCACAGAAGGTACAATCTTTTGTAATTTTTACTAATTTTTCGAAATTAATAAAATCTTCATTAGGTTCACCTATTACAATAATTTTTCCAATCTGTTCATTAGGCATAAAAAAGAAAAATTCAAAGAATCTGTCCTTTGTTAATACGTCATAAGAGATTATTTCTATTCCCTCCGCTCGGATATCAAATTTTATAGAGCTATTTTGAATAAATGTTATGGTTGTATATCCGTTTGGAATTTCATCATCAATAAAATTTACCCTTGTGCTGCCTGTTATGTTAGTACTAATAATCTTTTTTTCACCTTTATGGATCTCTATATCAATTCGGTTTGGTAATATTCCATAAAAAAGGTTTTTGACTTCTTCAAGATTTTTGGAATGGCTCATCTTATACGCTCCATTTGTTAGGGGGATTTTTAATATTATTATATATTTCTCTTTACATACTTGAATTCCTTTTATTCCTAAAAGTGAATTTCCCCCTTTCACATTTAGGGGGGATAACAAAAAATGTATCCTTTTATTGATAGTGTTATAATGATTTAGTTGGGAAATTTCGCTAAAAATAGAATAGGTGGTATTAAGGGAGGAAGTAATTTGTTTTCAAGAGCTACTATAATGGATGTTATGTATTTATTACGAGACTTGAACACCCACGCTACATTAGATACATATGCATATAGATATGGATTAGAGGATGTAGCCATAGGTAATAGTAAAGATCAAAAGGTTCTATCCATAGCTAGGCATTTAATTAGCAATCCCGAAAGACCTGGAATTTTAAGTAATAATCTTATGTATGAAATAGTAGAAGATGTTTTAACCAGAACAATATCAAGCACCTTTCATTTTGATTCTGAAATAAATGAATTTGTTAATTATCCACAATTAAGAAGACTCCTTCTAAAAGATGGATATGTAATTGAAGACGGTAGACTTGTAAGAACTTTCGAGAATGACATTGATTTTAATAAGAATGAGACATTATTGGAAAGTCTTCTTAATAAACTTAATCTTGATATTGCAAAAGGACACTATGATCAGGCTAGTAATGCTTTCAACCGAAGATAATGGGCTGCTTGCAATAGTCAATTAAGGAGTTATGTGGAAGAACTATTAAATAAAATTGCTGAAAAAATAACTGGAAATACCTTTACGAGTAGTCAAAATGCTAAAATTGCTTTATCCAAATGTAACCCGCCTATATTTTATAAGCAGTTGAATGAATGGCTAGATAATGGACAGGGTTATTTTGAAACATTTTGGAAACGCCTTCATCCCCAGGGATCACATCCAGGACTTTCCGATGAAGACGATTCAATTTTTCGACTGAATTTGGTGCAAATATCCACCCTTGAGATTTTAAGAAGGTACGATCAAAATTACTGTTGAAGCCTCAATGTAATAAATTAATAATTACTATTGTATATTGATTTGATTGGAGTAGAACACATTGGAAAATTATTTAAATTTCATTAAAGATAAATTGATATTGCCTTTAGAATATAATGGAGATTTTTATATTTTTATTGAAAAATATTTGGATGATTATATAAAAGAAGTAACAGATCCTGGTCTTGGTAGTATTTTTAATAAAGCAAATTTAGATAAGCTAAATAGTATAATTGAAGGGATAAAAAATGGTGTTCAGGAATATTATAAAGGTCATCCAGCAAAAGCATTTAATGATTTTAAATCCGGATTAGATGCTATTGAAATGGAACTAAGTGCTATAAATGACTCTCAAACCTTAAATGACTTTTATAGACTTCGAATTGATGGTACAGGTACTAGTCATAGTTTTAGTAGAGAGCAAATGTTTCATATACCGTTCGAACTTCGATCATTAGTTACTACACAAAGATTTAGTATTCCCGGATTACCATCTATATACTTAGGAAGTACAATGTATGTTTGTTGGGAAGAAATGAATCGCCCCAATTTTAAAAATGTAAAAGCTTCTCTTTATAGAAAAAAGGACAATTTAGCTATTGTTGATTTGGGATTGCATCCCTTATATATGATTAAATATTTAGGAGACCAGAATGAGAAGGATCCTGCTGATGCTGTAAATGAATTAATAGTTTATTTAATTCTATGGCCATTGATTGCTGCAAGCTCTGTAAAGGTAAATAATAGAGAACACCCATTTAAACCGGAGTACATTATTCCACAATTGCTTTTGCAATATGTTACACGAAGTGAAAAGATAGATGGAATTAGATATTTATCAGTTCAAACTTCGCCTAAACCTCAAAACTTTTGGTTATATCATAATTATGTATTTCCTGCTAAAACACTTTCACCAAAAGGATATTGTAATAAACTTAATCAATTATTTAGTTTAACCCCGGGTGTATCTTGGCAAATTTTTGAGATACATAAGACCGCTTCAGGCTTGCCGTCAGGGGAGGGACCATTACATAATTACAGGCTTAATTTTGATCCTCATACTCCGCCCATTAATTATGGGCAAACTGATTTCGGACGGTTTGAAAGATTCTTAGATGAAACTAATTCATTAGGAGATATCATTTGAAAAAAGCAAGGAAAAGTACAGATTACATTTAAGAATTTGATACCACCAACATTTTCTGGTGCGTCAATTATAGTCCAAAGATTTGGGTGATCGATCTATCCACGAAAGTTTAAAATGAAAGTGCATTGGTGTTATTGGAATATTGATAAACCCACCAACTTCCCATAGTGTTATAAATTACAGTCCAAACATTACGACAGTAATTAAAAAAAGTGCTAGTGAATTAACAGATGTGACTAAGGATATAATAGTGGTAGAAAATCCATTGGTGTTCACCAATGACCCCATCCTAATTTAAACAAGCAAGGGTGGGTTTTTTAATGCTCTAAACTTATCTTCCCTTTTTTAAGTTCGATCAGATTTAAATTATAGTAGGTTGTTTAATTGACATTATATTTTTTTGACAAAAGGAGTAAATGCATTATAAATAGACTCTTTCGGCTAAGATTCTATCTAAATAAATTACGGGGTGAATTTTTATATGTCTTCCTCAATATTCACTAAACCATTTTCCATAACTCAACAAGTTTAACTCCACCAATCAATTCAATATTCAATCCATTAGGATATCCTATGCGGCGGAAGTAAAAGATCCGATAGTGATTACATACCGTAAGTATCAATATTGTTTTTCCCATTTTCCTGAGAAGATACCCAAAAATGTTATATGGTATCCGAATTTAAGTAAGAAAAAAAATACTTTTTAAATTATCTATTGCGGGAAGGGATCAATTAATCTTTTGGAAATTAACATTAGGATGAGAAATCAATTTATGAATTTATAGAGAAAAAGCTTTTTTGATTTAGGTTATTTAGCATCCAAAGAAATAATTTAATATAACTGGCAGTGTGCTCATTCATCTATCGGTAGGCGATTGGATAATGCAAAAAAGACGAAAAAAAATTGTTAGAGTTTCCCGTCAACCTCGCTCACGACTTACCATCGTGATGTCATCCCGTTAGAAGGGAATTAATTCCCCAGATTGATCCTAAATACTTCTTACATTTTTAGTTTTTAGGATTCAAACATCCCGTGCTCGTTGCAAATTGCAAGGTGGGTTGTGGTACGTTTCGTGGTGAAACGGTTGGTAAAGCGAGACCTGGGCGACTCAGAAGTGCATTTGATGCACTTGCTGGTACTACAAAATTACGGCGGCTCCAAACGCAAAACAGGAGTTTTCTATTAATGCAGAATTATACCCCTAAAGTGAAGGGTGAATTCTGGGCTTCACCACCACATATCAGGTTAGTGAACGTTCCTTTACATTCTGTATTCCCTTTTATATTTAAACGTAAAGAGATGTTTTTCCTTCGTTGTATAATTTTGTAATTAATTGTATTCTATTTATAGTAGACAATTACCTTCTGCATCATTATAAGGGGTGTCAAAATGTCAAAAAAACAGACGACAGTGCAGGAAAAAACGTCCGCGGATTCAAAAGCTATTGGCTTCGAATATCAGTATTTCTATTTTTTATATCAATTGTTGCAGTTACAAACTGGCCAAACAGTAGGGTATGAGGTAAAAGATGATGTACATATTGACAAGCCCGATGGAGATCAAATTTTAGTGCAGTTAAAACACTCTGTAGAAACAAGGGCAGATGGCAATATTATAAACTTAACAGAAAAAGATGAAGATCTATGGAAAACAATTTCAAATTGGATAAGTATTATTAATGATCCAGCGGAAAAAAGGTTATCTTTGGAATCGCAATTAGAGTTTATCAATAAAACTGATTTTCAGTTGGTAACTAATAAATCCAACTCAATAACAAATCTGTTCATTACTAAACTCGAAGAGTATCAAAGTGGGAAACTTAGCTTGGTAGAAATGAAAGCTTATTTAAAAGTGCTGAGTAATCCTAAGAAAGGTAAGGAATCTTCTAAAGTTGACACATACATATCCACACTGGAAAATCAGGATGAGAAATGGCTAGAAAGTTTTTTGAATAAACTGAGGATAGAGCATAACAAGGATGATTTAATTAATAGGATAAAATTAAGGATTAAAGAGAAAAATGTAAAAAGTTCACGTATAGATGATGTGTTTGTAGCTGTAAATTCACGTTTAAAAGAAATAATTTATGAAGATATTAAGGCTGGTAAAAAGGTTAAATTTACTTTCGATGAGTATGATAAACATTTTACTAGACTTTTTGAATTGGGAAGAAGTATAAAACTACCTATTATCTTAAGTAATAAAAGAGTTCCATTACCTGAAAATCCGCAAGATTACACGGTTATAAAACAATTACTCGATGTTCAAATTTTAAGCAAGTATGATGCGGACTATGAAGAGAACTTGGTAAATATTTTTACGAGTAAATATGAAATGCACAATCATCTATTACGTTGGTTGCAAAATAGTGAAATAACTGAAGATGTAAAACGAGAATTTGATGAGGAAACAAAAAGTCAATGGACAACTATTTTTAATAGTACTTACAGCAAGCTAAAAAGAAAACTTCGTGGAATGTCTATCGAAGAAATTGATAATGATGAGTTGTTGGACTTAGCAAGTCAGTGTTATTTTGAAACATTAAAATTAAAACTATCTATAGATGATACCCCGATAAATACTACTATGAGTTATGGGCAGTTGTATCTTTTATCGGATATTCCTGTTATAGGATGGGATTATCGTTGGAAAGAAAGGTTCGCAAAATGAGTAATTTAGAGGTAGAAGAAGCATCTGAGTCTAATAGTAACTATGTAAATATCTACAATAACGAATTACTAGGCTGCATAGGAGTATATTCTGTTATAAAGCATATTAAATCAATAAGCTCTGCAAAAGCACTTCTAATTCTTCCGTTTGTCTTTCAGAACGATTTAGTTAGTTATATTGGTAGATCGAATGTTCACATAAAAAGTATCGAACAATTGATCTTAAGGAAACCAGAATTAATATCAAACTTTAATGAACGATTTTACGCACTGTTAAGGGTTTCCGTTAATTCAATTTTAATGTTAAACGCATTAGGTTTTTTAGCAATTAGACCTAATGGGAAAATTGAATTGTTAGGTGAAGAAGATTTTATTCCAAGTTACGAAAAAAGGGTAATAGGTATAAGAGCTACTCAGATAGTTAAGGCATCGCCTAAAATAGCAAAATTATTAGAAGATAAAGTTGAAAATTTATACCTTCAATTAAGGGTGAAATTATGAAATTTTATATTAGTAAACTTGTACTGTGGCTAAAAAATGGTAAGGTACGTGAATTAGACTTTGAAACTAATAAGGTAAACGTAATTACTGGTGAGAGTGGTACAGGTAAATCAGAAATTATTAGTATTATTGATTATTGCTTTTTTGCCAGTAAAGTAGATATTACTGAGGAAAAAATTAATGAAAATGTAAATTGGTATGGCATTCGTTTTAAAATCAATGATAAAGTGTATACCATTGCCAGAGGTAGGATAAATCAAAGGAAGCTTTCTTCTAAGTACTATTTTTCCTCTTTAGGGGTAATACCTGAAACTCCTGTAGATAATATGCAGGAGAAAGACATTAAATCCATTATAGAGAAAGAGTTCAGTATTACAGATAAGACTGTTTTTCCCTTCGGTGGGAAAAAAATATTATTAGGAAGTAAAATATCCCCTAGATATTTTTTTATGTTTAACACACAATCCGGTGATGTTATAACGCATAGTGAAGTTTACTTTGATAAACAAAATGATGACAAATATAGGGAAGCTTTGACTAGAATTTTTGACTTAGCGGTTGGGATTGAAACAGAAGAAAATCTCAGTATAAAAGAAAAAATAGTGAATTTAAACAAAGAAATTAACGCTTTACAGAGAAAGCAATCAGTAATAGATAAAGAAATAAATGCATTTAATCAAGAAATCAGGTTGTTGGTCCAAAAAGCACAAAGCTATAACTTAATAGAATACAAGTCTTTTGAATTTAATGAAGCACTAACAAGATTTAAAGAGTTAACTAATAATTATAAAGAAGAAAACATTGATATCAATATAGATAAGATTAATGAGTTAAAGGTAAATAAAAATTCACTCATAAGAAAAGTGAGAAATTTAAGGAGATTTAAAAAAGAATATGAAGAGTATAGAAAGCTCGAGGCTGTTAATCTTGATAGTTTAAAACCAGTTATCGCGATTAAAGAGGCATATTACAGACTTATCGGATCACCCGAGGTTGATTTGTTTATTAATGCTTTAAACGAAGAATATTATGAAATTAAGAAAAATATTGAAGGTAAACCTCCATTCGATTTTAATATTGATGACAGAATTAAAGAGTATGAAAAGGATATTGAAAAAATTAATACTCTAATTAATGATATACCTTTGAATGAAGTGAAAACTAGAAACGAAATCGATAAGCTAATGTTTATTGGGGAACTAAAAGCTAAAATTTCTCTTTATGAATCACAGTGGGAAGATACAAATGATAAAGATCAAATAAAAAGCGAATTGGAAGAAAAGTTGTCTTTGAAAGATAAATTAGAAAAAGAGGTAGTTGATTATACAGAAAGAAAAGATGCCACTTTACGGCTTCTTGATGAAATAATTCAAAATTATTTAGATAAGAGTGCAGACGCTATTCCAACCTATAAAGGATACAAATCCTCATTTCAATATAAAGAAAAAAGTTTAAAACTCAAAGCACCAAAAGCTTTAATACCAAGTAAGGTTGGAAGCAGTTCCAATCATTTATTTTTACATTTATGTCTCTTTTTAGGATTGCAAGAGTTAGTTATTAGACAGCAATCACCCTATGTTCCTTACTGGTTGATAATTGACCAACCTAGTCGACCATATTTTGGAGAAGAGAATAAAAAAGAACAAAAAGAATGGAATGATGTCTTAAGTACAGACCGTTCAAAAATAAGAATTGCAATGCAACTGCTAAACAACTTTATTACTTATATAAATAACGAATTAGGGATGGACTTTCAAATTATAGTATTAGAACATATTCCAAAGTCTATATGGGAGGAAGCAAATTTAGAAAACTTTTATCTTGTCGATGACGAGTTTAGAAATGGAAATGCATTAATTAGGTTCGATAAAGGTGGAAATCCTTATTAATGGATACTTAGGTTAAATTGATTTCTTCTTAAAACCCTATAGAAAAATATTAGCCTAAAAACTTTAGGGGGAAATTTTAATTAAATGAAAGAATTAAGACGTATTGTTTTAAAAAATTCGGCACACGAGTTAATTAATCAATTAATAGGTAATAAAGAAATTGAACTTTTGGAAATATTCTCCTACCCAGAAGGGACAGCAATATGGGTATTAATGAATCGAGAAAAAAAACTGGACAAAAAAATTACTATTAAAGAGCCAGAAAAAGTTCGTAATCAAAGAAAAGCTATAGAGAGAACAAAATTATATTCGAACCATCGGTCTAAAATAAAAATGAATAAAAAGATAAACCAACTTTTGAATTCGGGTAGCAAAAATGACGATTTTGAACTGGAAAAGGAATTACATCGGATTGTATTGAATAAAAAAAGTCAAGATTTAATTATTCCATTGATAGAAAATAAAATAATTGAAGTTTTACAAGAGTTTAACAGCTATCCTGAAGGAAAGGTCTTTTGGATTTTAGTAAATCAAAAAACACTACACGAGAATCCATTTTTAAAAGGTATTAAAGAAAAAGAACCTCGCCGTAAAAATAGAATTGCTAAAGAAAAATTGGAACTTTTGAAAAAACAACCCAACCAAGGACCAGAAGAAATAAATAATAGGTTCAATATCCGAGGGGAGCTGAAAATAAAATATTTAAGCAAGGATAATCTAGGAACATTAAGCTTTTTGGAGTTTAATAAAAATAACAAGAACTTATTGGGGAAAATAACTAATAAGAATGGTATAGAAAAATCCTTTGTTTGTAAGAATTTAAAGTTTTATGGACTAGATACATTTAATATATATAAAGATAAACTGATTTCTTCAAATACTCAAAAAGTCTTATATGATGTTATAGATGTAGGAGTATTCGGTGAAGAAATTATTAATGTACGAGTGTATTCTGAGTTTGGAATTAGTAGCGAGTATAATGGAAAAATTGGCTTTAGGGACTCTAATAATAGCTGGGTGATTGAGCCAAAATTTGATATATGTACGTTAAAGGAGAGAAAGAACCTTGGATACTATATCTTTAATTCAGAAAATATAGCTAAAGTTCGTTTTGAAAAAAAAGATGGTTTAATTAATAAGGACGGTCAATATTTAGTTCCACCAATTTTTGATAGAATCCTAAGTCTAGAAAATATACCTCAAGTACCCTTTAGTAGAGAAGTAAACTTTATTTACCAGGAATCATATGTAAATGTTATGAATGACGGCTTTTTTGGTATTTATGATATTAGAAATAAAGAAGTTGTTGTCCCAGTTATTTTTGATAAGATTTTGGATGATTTTGGCAATAGTCAATCTTTTGTATGTGTAATGAAGGATAATTTTGTAGGTATTTATGATATAAAGAAACATCAGCCAGTTGTTATACCGCCAATTTTCAATAAAATTTTAACTCAAGAGGATTTCCCAGAAATACCTTTTAGCAAAGGCTCAAATTTTATTTATCAAGAATCATATGTTTTTGGAATTAAGGATCATCTTGTAGGTATTTATGATATTAATAAACAACAATTTATTTTAGAACCAG encodes:
- a CDS encoding DUF3732 domain-containing protein, whose translation is MKFYISKLVLWLKNGKVRELDFETNKVNVITGESGTGKSEIISIIDYCFFASKVDITEEKINENVNWYGIRFKINDKVYTIARGRINQRKLSSKYYFSSLGVIPETPVDNMQEKDIKSIIEKEFSITDKTVFPFGGKKILLGSKISPRYFFMFNTQSGDVITHSEVYFDKQNDDKYREALTRIFDLAVGIETEENLSIKEKIVNLNKEINALQRKQSVIDKEINAFNQEIRLLVQKAQSYNLIEYKSFEFNEALTRFKELTNNYKEENIDINIDKINELKVNKNSLIRKVRNLRRFKKEYEEYRKLEAVNLDSLKPVIAIKEAYYRLIGSPEVDLFINALNEEYYEIKKNIEGKPPFDFNIDDRIKEYEKDIEKINTLINDIPLNEVKTRNEIDKLMFIGELKAKISLYESQWEDTNDKDQIKSELEEKLSLKDKLEKEVVDYTERKDATLRLLDEIIQNYLDKSADAIPTYKGYKSSFQYKEKSLKLKAPKALIPSKVGSSSNHLFLHLCLFLGLQELVIRQQSPYVPYWLIIDQPSRPYFGEENKKEQKEWNDVLSTDRSKIRIAMQLLNNFITYINNELGMDFQIIVLEHIPKSIWEEANLENFYLVDDEFRNGNALIRFDKGGNPY
- a CDS encoding WG repeat-containing protein → MKELRRIVLKNSAHELINQLIGNKEIELLEIFSYPEGTAIWVLMNREKKLDKKITIKEPEKVRNQRKAIERTKLYSNHRSKIKMNKKINQLLNSGSKNDDFELEKELHRIVLNKKSQDLIIPLIENKIIEVLQEFNSYPEGKVFWILVNQKTLHENPFLKGIKEKEPRRKNRIAKEKLELLKKQPNQGPEEINNRFNIRGELKIKYLSKDNLGTLSFLEFNKNNKNLLGKITNKNGIEKSFVCKNLKFYGLDTFNIYKDKLISSNTQKVLYDVIDVGVFGEEIINVRVYSEFGISSEYNGKIGFRDSNNSWVIEPKFDICTLKERKNLGYYIFNSENIAKVRFEKKDGLINKDGQYLVPPIFDRILSLENIPQVPFSREVNFIYQESYVNVMNDGFFGIYDIRNKEVVVPVIFDKILDDFGNSQSFVCVMKDNFVGIYDIKKHQPVVIPPIFNKILTQEDFPEIPFSKGSNFIYQESYVFGIKDHLVGIYDINKQQFILEPVYKDITYNELSYYTYVFKCNRDNTFDLLNENLQLIINDINDVGYDSGWFESEREEQGHFRSFYIVNKNGKYGIMECFNQYMLIPFNYQYINQLTSFLNENTTLFVAKHNNLYGVINHRNEKILNFEYDSIIGASGETLKQIQYKVVKRGETLLVDSDGKKIISIDKFDKDKINYVLFSEGLAAVQKGEKWGYVNCNEEWVIKPQFLWGAPFKNGLAKVKIIASFCNRADGIIDKNGHLIEGPTCNCPIPDSKGRWYL